The segment AGGCGGCTACTTCCCGGTTCCCCCGGTGGATAGCTTCCACGATATCCGTGGTGCGATGTGTAACACCCTGGAAGCGATTGGCCAGACCGTCGAGGTTCACCACCACGAAGTTGCTAACGCGGGTCAGAACGAAATCGGCGTTAAATTCAACACGCTGGTGAAGAAAGCTGACGAAGTTCAGGAAATGAAGTACGTGATTCACAACGTAGCGCATGCTTACGGCAAAACGGCGACCTTCATGCCGAAGCCGCTGGTTGGCGATAACGGTTCGGGCATGCACGTACACCAGTCGTTCTGGAAAGATGGCCAAAACCAGTTTGCCGGTGACGAGTACGCTGGCCTGTCTGAAATGGCGCTTTTCTACATTGGCGGCATCATCAAGCACGCCCGTGCACTGAACGCCTTTACCAACGCTTCTACCAACTCGTACAAGCGTCTGGTGCCAGGTTTTGAAGCGCCGGTTATGCTGGCTTACAGCGCCCGCAACCGTTCTGCTTCAATCCGTATTCCTTACACGGCAAGCCCGAAAGGCAAGCGCGTTGAAACTCGCTTCCCTGATCCGACCGCCAACCCCTACTTGGCATTCTCTGCCATGTTGATGGCGGGTATCGACGGTATCAAGAATAAGATCCATCCTGGCGATGCCATGGATAAAAACCTGTACGACCTACCGCCAGAAGAAGGCAAGTCTGTACCGACCGTGGCGCACAGCCTGGATCAAGCACTGGAAGCCCTCGACGCTGACCGTGCGTTCTTGACCGAAGGCGGTGTGTTCACCGACGAAATGATCGATGCCTACATCGAACTCAAAATGGAAGAAGTGGAGCGTATTCGCATGACCACTCACCCCATTGAGTTTGATATGTACTATAGCTGTTAAGTACAGCTGCTAAACAGCGCTGTTAACGGCTAGCTGCTACCATCACCCTGGCGGTGGCAGACGTTGTTAAAAAACGCTACTCAAACCCCGCTTCGGCGGGGTTTTTTGTTATTGGGGCTGGGCAGCGTTGTAAGGGGTGTTATGAGTAAGATCAATATATTAGCGGTGAGTGGCCTGCTGGCTGCTGTCTTGGGCGTAGCGCTTGCTGGCAGTGCAGCGACGGCGTTCGGGCAAGCGGTTTATCGGGTGACCGATAAGCACGGCAACGTTACCTTCACCGATAATCCTGGCCGCGGTGGCAAGGCCTTGGAGTTGGCACCGTTGCCTAGCCTACCGCCAGCGTTAAGCGCCGCGCTCGCCAACCCTAACGTCACAACACCTGCTGATGTACGACCGCGCGGCAAACCGGGGCAGCCCTTTATGCCCTACGATCACTTTTCGATCGCTCTGCCCCAGCAAGGCGCACAGGTGCCAGAGGGGATGACCGCGGTGGAGGTGGCTATTGCGCCACCGTTGCGCGACGACCACCAGGTGCGCCTGTTAGTGGATGGAGACATCAGCCAGACCGCGTTGCACAGCGACGTGTTTTGGCTAACCGGGCTTCCTGCAGGGCGTCACGAGATTCAGGCAGAGCTGCTGGATAGCAGCCAGCGTTTACAGCACCGCACGGCAGCGGTGACGATTACGGTTCCTTAAAAGCGCTTTCATAAGCGAGATTAGAAAAACGCTACCAAACAGCAACCCTAAAGATTCCCTTTCAAAAACTATGTGCACTAAAATGGTGCATTAATGAGAGCGTTTGACGCAGTGAGTGCGCTAAAACGATTCACCCTCTTCCGTTGCGATGCCCGCAAGCCGTGCAAATGGGCATAGGTGCATAGTTGGCGCGCTTTTTGCAGTTCCCTCATTGATCATCCACCTGTAGGTCTGTATCGGCGATGGAAGACGTGATTTTTCAGGACACCACTATGCATCAGCGTTTGCTTGAACATCTCACCACGGCGGTATTGCTGCTAGACGGCGAGCTGCGTGTGCGCTGGATGAACCCTGCCGCTGAAGCGTTGTTAGCGGTCAGCCTTAGCCGCGTTCAAGGGATTAGCCTGGATACGCTACTCGGCGGGGATCAAAGCATTGACGATGTATTAGCCAAGGCGCGGGATGCGTTTCACCCTTTTACCCAGCGTGAAGCGCGCATTACGCCGCTTAATAGTGAATCGCTCACCGTTGACTACACGGTGACGCCGCTATCCGAGGATGAGCTGTTGCTGGAAGTGGAGCCGCGGGATCGGCTGATGCAGATCTCCCGTGAAGAGGCGCTAACTACCCGCCAGGAGACCATTAAGGTGCTGGCCCGCGGGCTCGCCCACGAAGTCAAAAACCCCCTGGGTGGCATCCGCGGGGCAGCACAGCTACTAGAGCGAGATCTAGACGACCCGGCGCTGCGCGAATATACCCATATCATTGTGGAAGAGGTGGATAGGCTGCGCGACCTGGTCGATTCCATGCTCGGCCCTAACCGAATTCTTAAACACGAGCCGGTCAATATTCACAAAGTGCTTGAGCGGGTGCGGGCGCTGATGATTGCCGAGCACCCTTGCGTGTCGATTAGCCGTGATTACGACCCCAGCTTGCCCGACCTTTCCGGCGATGAGTCACAAATGATTCAGGCGGTTCTCAATGTGGCTCGCAACGCAGTTCAGGCCATGAGCGATGCGCAAACGCCGGAGCCTTGTTTAATACTGCGCACCCGCGCCCGTCGCCAGTTCACCCTTGGCGCTGAACGCCACCGGCTGGTCAGTGAAGTCGCGGTCATCGATAACGGCCCCGGCATTCCCGTCGCGCTGCAAGAAACGCTGTTTTACCCCATGGTGTCGGGGCGCGCGGAAGGCAGCGGTCTTGGGCTCTCTATCGCCCAATCGATCTTGCACCAGCATCAAGGCTTGATCGAATGCGACTCACGCCCTGGACACACCGAATTTCGTTTACTGATTCCCATGGTTGTTAATTTCACCGGAGAAGCGTCATGACTGAGGCTGCACGTAATGATGTTGCGCGGGTGGTCATTGTCGATGATGACCGAGCTATCCGCTGGGTTCTGGAACGCGCGTTGGCGCAACCCGACCTTGACGTTGAGTGTATTGAGCGTGCCGACGTTGCCCTGACGCGCTTGTTGGAAAACCCACCCGACGTGTTGGTCACCGACATCCGCATGCCGGGTATCGACGGGCTGGACTTGATGGCGCGGGTGCGTGAAGCGCATCCCGACCTGCCGGTGATCGTGATGACCGCGCACTCCGACCTGGACAGCGCCGTGGCATCGTATCAAGGCGGGGCGTTTGAATACCTACCCAAGCCGTTTGATGTCGACGAGGCCCTGGCGCTGGTGCGCCGCGCCGTGGCCCACGCTCGTGAACGCCAGCGTCCGGTCACCGTGCCGGAAGGTTTAAACGCCGAAATTATCGGTGAGGCGCCGGCCATGCAGGAGGTGTTTCGCGCCATTGGTCGCCTTTCCCATTCGCATATCACGGTGCTGATTAACGGTGAGTCGGGTACCGGCAAAGAGCGCGTTGCCCAGGCACTCCATCAGCATAGCCCGCGGGCGGGCAAGCCGTTTATCGCCCTCAATATGGCGGCGATTCCCCGCGACTTGATTGAATCTGAGCTGTTTGGTCACGAAAAGGGGGCGTTTACCGGCGCGGCTCAGCAGCGCCAGGGGCGGTTTGAGCAGGCCAACGGCGGTACGCTGTTTTTAGACGAAATAGGCGATATGCCCTCTGAAACCCAAACGCGCTTACTGCGCGTGTTGGCCGATGGGGAGTTCTATCGCGTTGGCGGGCATACGCCGGTCAAAGTGGATGTACGTATCATCGCCGCTACCCACCAAAACCTGGAAGTGTTGGTGGACGACGGTCGCTTCCGGGAGGATTTGTTCCACCGCCTGAACGTGATCCGTATCCACCTGCCCAAGCTTGCCGAGCGCCGCGAGGATATCCCGCGCTTAACGCGGCACTTTTTAGCCGAAGCGGCGAAGGAGCTAACGACCGATATCAAGGTGCTGACCAGCGAAGCGGAAGCCCACCTAACGCGTTTGCCGTGGCCCGGCAACGTGAGGCAGTTAGAAAATATCTGCCGCTGGCTCACCGTGATGGCGTCAGGGCGTGAAATTCTGGTTGAAGATTTACCCCCGGAGCTGCGTTCACCCAGCGCTTCGGAAAGCAGTGCCCACGGCGATTGGCGCACGGCGTTTCGCGACTGGGCAGATCATGCCTTGGCCGAAGGCCATACCCATTTGCTGGAAGAAGCGGTGCCCGATTTTGAGCGGATTCTGATTGAGACAGCGCTAAAACATACCGGCGGGCGTAAAGGTGAAGCCGCAGAGCTGTTGGGCTGGGGGCGCAATACGCTCACGCGTAAACTGAAAACATTATTACCGGCACTCGCTGACGAGTAATTGCTACTCGTCAGCGAGTATATATATCACATCGGCCAGGGTGGGGTCGGGCAGTGTGCAGTCGCTCATTTCCCAGGGCAGCAGGCTCACGGTGTCGTTAACACCAAAGGCCTTGAGCTGGTAGGCAATGCCTTCGTTGTAGGTCACATGGCCTAGCCCTATTAAGCCCACTGCCAGGGCACCGCCCTGCGTGGCTTCTGCTAAGCGCTGGGCCATGGCGGTATCCCAGGTGAGCTGGGCTTGAATAAAGCGCTCAAGTGCTTCGGGGTCATCGCCCATCGCGTGCTGATTAAACACCTCGGTGAGCCTTGAGCGGTAACTGACGCTGGCGGGCTGTGGCGGCTGCATTGCATGGCGTTCATCCGCGGGCACGTGCTCCCAGCCATCATTGACCAGTCGCTGGCGCAGGTCGGGGGCGATATTGAGCGCGACCAACGGAATATTTGCCATCCGGGCAAACTCTAAAATCGGCATATACAGCGCTGAATCAAATCCCCACGCCTCGTCCCACTGCGTTTGTTCAAGCATGGCGTCTGTATCTAATTCGCCGGCGAGCCAGGCATCAAGGGTCGGTTGAGCGCTGCGCGGAAGCATCTCCAAGCCAATGACAAGATCATCGCGAAGAGCATGCAGTCCCGCGAGGGTATGCAGCTGCCAGCGGTGGTGGGCTATTTCATCGTGCTGCTCACCCAGCAATACCACTTGTTGCTGGGCAACGGTCGGCAGCAGATCACTACTGGCGAGTGGCTGCTCTTCCTGCCACCACTGCCCTGGGCTTGGGCAGGCCGCCAAAGCGACGCTGGGCAGCAGGTTAACTAGCGCTAAAACCGCTAGTAAGCCATAGCGGTGTCTATGGCAGTTATTGTGTCGCTTCAATGCGCCTGATCTCGGCAAGTAACGCTTCTGCTTCTTCGGTAAGCGTGGCATTGGCACGCATATCGCCATTGCGTGAAGCCTCCATGGCGGCTTGTAGTTTGCGCTCATACTCTTGCTGAAGCTTCTTTTTGGGGTCGCGCTTAAACATGCCTAACATGAGTAATCTCCTCACTATCTACGTTATGGTGTACACCATTTGTATAGGTTTAGAGCGCTCGTGTCGAATGTTTGTTTCAGCTAGCCTTTTTAATCGTAGTGAGTAGGCGCGGCGCACTGACGTAAAAAACGCTCAAAATCGCATAAAATAGTTTCCAGGCTGGCGTGCAGGCGATGATCATCGTCGACCATCCGCAGCGACAGGCGCTGTAGACGGGCACGCTCAATCACTGGTTCAGGAGCCACCACATCGTCACGCCAGCCGTGAATGATGTGCGTGTGCTGTGCCTGGATCGTGAGTGACGTTTGAGGGTAATCAGCTAAGCCCAGCGCTGGAGCTAGCAGAAAGCAGCCCAATACCGGCTGTTGAGCGCTAACCGCCGCGCTTAGCCAGCCCCCTAAACTGGAGCCCGCCAGCACACACTGGGCAGGGTCGTCACCGCGCTCGGCTAACACCCCCAGCAAGTGTTGAAGGCGCTGCTGTGGCTCTGCCATGCCCCGGTAATCCATAACAACGGGCTCACAGTCATCCAACTTTTCAGCGACCCCTTTCAGCGCCTGGGTTTTCAGTGCGCCCGGCCCGCTCTCAAGGCCATGGGACAGATAAACAGTCATCATAACGTTTAGCTCGCTGCGCGCTGGATAGCTTCACCACCCTGTTTTAGGTCTTCTCCAGCACCACGAACGGTATTACAGCCACTCACGAGCAGCAGCGTCACCAACATTACGGTACTAAGGGCAATAATGCGTTTCATAGAAGTCTCCTTGAAGGCATGTGATTCAAAGGCAGTTAATAAATAGAAAATAACCGCTGTCGTGACGAATCGCTACGGTTTTCAATGCGTTTAGGCATCGAGGGCTTAACAGTGTGTCCCAAACCCGGGTGCTTATGTCGCATGTGTCACTTCTATACATGAAAATGCGAATTGGAAGAGGTTTTCTTATCAAGTTTTGTTTTTATAAATCATTGTTTATTAATTGAATTTTTAGTTATTGGCATGGATTGGCTTATTGCCTGCAGGTACTGTATGTGTGCTAGTTAGTTAGCTAAAAAATGCAGTTATTGAGTTTTAGCCATTTTGAGATTTTTCACCAGAAACTAAGTGAGTGGGCTAACAGTAAAAAGGAAGGCAGGGAGCCGAAAAACGAACAGGATGTTAAAGGACACTTAGCTCACTCACTGGTTGCAGCGCAAGGAGGCGCTGTTCATCAAACCAAGGAGTGGGGCGATGCGAAACGACCATCCCATGAAAATGGGGTGGTTTTTTTGCGTGCGCAATTTGCTATAAGTGTTTGATTTTAATTTTCTTTTTTAGCATCCGTTGTTATGCGGCACTCGCACGGAGTGCAACCACACAGATTAATGCGTTGTTTTGGTCTATCCTTCGATGAAATCAAAATGCAGCGGTTAGAAAACGTCAACGTAACGACCGCGCACCATCAGGGACAAGATTATGGCTATGGCATTGATGTTATGCATGTTTGTTTTGTTCTTAGGGTTTTCAGGGCTGGGCGTGTATATGATGTTTAAGACATCATTCATGGCTAGAATTGATGAGTGTGATGATATGCCCCCCGATATCTAACTCTTTGCTTTGAAAGAAAAAGCAGTAATGCCCGCATCGGCGGGCGTTTTTGCGTTGGCTGTCTATAAAGTGACAATAACGCGCTTCACCCCATCCAGTAGAGGCTGGTCAAGGCAAAAGCGTAGCCCATCGCGGCCCCAGCCAGTACATCGCTGACATAGTGCAGCCCTAACCCTACCCGCGAGATCGCTATTAGTAACGTTAATGGCAACACTACCGGCAACAGCCAGGGCGTGTGGGCGGCGACTAAGACGCTAAACATCACCGCGTGCATGGTGTGGCCGCTGGGAAAACTATAACGGTCGCGGGCCGGTTCACAGCACTCAATGCCTCCACCGTAAGTAATAAAGGGCCGTTCACGGCATAAGCGTGTTTTTACTAGCCGATAAACTGCCACGGCAAATAGAGCGATAACGCTGTACTGAAATACCCGCCAAACGCCATTGGGTTGAAGCCAGGGCTGGGCGAGAATCAGCAACACCCAAACTGGCCAATCGCCTAAGCGGCTGGCGGCCTGAAGCGTGATTCGCCAGGGGCGGTAGATCGATAGCCGCGATACACGCTGGCAGAGTTGCCACTCCAGCAGGTCAAGACGGTCAAATACGACAAGCGGACGCGGGCGCATGATGAGCCTCCTGGGCTTGGTGTAGGTAACGCAAAAATTGCTCGGCAATACCCGTCCAGCTCTGCTCAAGGGCACGTAAACGCGCCACTCGACCTAAACGAGCGTAGTCAGCGGCGTGTTGGCATAGCGCCACCGCTGCCTGTTGAAAAGCATCACTATTGCCAGCGGGAACGGTGACACCGTTATGGCCGCTGTTAATGAGTTCGGCGCTGGCCGCGTGGTCATAGGCCACCACGGCCAAGCCGCTGGCCATGGCTTCCGCCACCACATTGCCCCAGGTTTCGGAAAGCGAAGGGAAAATAAACAGGTCGGCGCTGGCATAGTGGCGAGCGAGTGAATCCTGCCCCACGAAACCGGTGAAATGGGCATCGGGTAGCGCCTTTTCCAGCTGCGCCCGTGCGGGGCCGTCGCCGACGATCACCTGTGCGATATCGGGCCGCACTTCACGCATGGCTTGAAAGCTTTCATGGAGCAAGGTGAGGTTTTTTTCTGCGGCTAAACGGCCAACGTAAAGGGCCACCGGCTGATGCTCGCTAACCCCCCAGCGCTGGCGCAATTGCGCATCGCGATGGTTGGGGGAGAAGCGCTCACCATCCAGCCCGCGTGACAGCACATGGACACCCCTAATCCCTTGACGATGCAGTGCTTTAGCCTGCTGATGGGTAGGTACTAACGTTAGGTCACAGCCATTATGGAAGTAGCGTAGATAGCGCCGAGTGGTCGAGGACAGCCAATTGACACCATAATCTTCGCAGTAGTGGTCAAAGTTGGTGTGCCAGCCCGCTACCAGGGGGATATTGAGTTGCCGCGCCGCTTGGCGTGCCGCCCAACCGAGGGGGCCTTGCGTTGCTAAGTAGATAACGTCGGGGCGATGTTGGCGCCAAAAACGGCGTAGCGTGGCGGGCCTCACCAGTCCTACCTGCACATCTGAGTAGCCGGGTAAGGCAAGGCGCTGTACCTGTAATTCGCGGTTAATGCCGGTCGCATTACCCGAGACCCGTGGGCGAGGGCGGATCACATCAACCGGCACTCCTTGCCGGTTAAGTTCATAGCTTAACCGGCTAAGCGTATGAGCAACGCCATTAATGTCCGGTGACCATGTTTCACTAACGATGCAGAGCCGCATGAGCGATTCATCCCTTTATCACGTTTTCATACAGTCTGGGAGGGAAGAGTGACACTGCCGCGTCAAAGAGGTGAATAAGTGATGACACGCTTAGAAAATTTAGCCAGTAAGGGTAATAAAGTGCGGCGAACATAATGCGCTGGCCTCGAACGCATAACATCCTTCGATGGACTCTCTTTACTGCTAAGGTGTCTGAACACCGATATGAAAGGAGTCATTTAAATGCGATTTCATTGCTACGGCATAGCGCTAGGGACAGCGTTGCTCGCCACCATTTCTCCCACCTTGGATATGGCAGCGACCCCAGCATAGGCAATGACCTGCTGCTGGCGGCGACGGTCATACGGTACTCGGCGCTGCCTACGAAGATGACCGCAATACCATCGTTGGCAATACGGACTGGGAGATGCTGCGCGACTATATAGTGGAACGAGAAGAGGTGTTCTATCAGGTTGAAGGGCGGGTGACTGATGTGGCTCAAGAGAATATGGCCCAGGAAGCGTCGCAGTGAGTCCCGGGCCACTGATCGCGTTTATTCATCAATGATGCTTTTAAAGCCGCCAAAGATCAGCCGCTTGCCATCAAACGGCATCGGATTAACGTCCATCTGCAAGCGCGGGTCTTGCATGACTTTGGGCATGGCCTCGTCGCGCACGGCGCGGGATGGCCACTCTATCCAGGAAAAGATGACACTTTCGTCGTCCTTGCGCTTAACCGCCATGGGGAAGGAGGTCACTTCTCCTTCGGGGACATCGTCTCCCCAGCACTCCACGACCCGCAGTGCGCCGTGCTCCTTGAAAACAACGGCCGCGGCACGGGCATGCTCAATAAACGCATCTTTATTAGCGCTGGGCACGGCAGCGACGAAACCATCTACATAAGGGTGTGTAAGCTTGCTCATGGCTGTTCTCCTATTACTGTTTTATTCTGTTTTAGGGGGGAGTTCTCGAACGGGGCGTACCTCAATGCTGCCCAGTCGGGCTGGTGGGATGCGGCTAGCCAGCTGCAGTGCCTCATTCAAGTCGTGGGCTTCGAGCAGATAGAATCCCGCCAGTTGTTCCTTGGTTTCCGCAAAGGGGCCATCGGAGATTAATGTCTCGCCATCACGCACGCGCACGGTGGTGGCGGTCTCAGTCGGTTGTAACGGCTGGCCAGCCAGGTAGTGGCCGCTGGCGCTCAGGCGCTCAACCCCAGCAATGCACTCCTGGTTGAGGTCTTGCCACGCCTGTTCGCTCATGGCGTTGATAATCTGCTCTTGGTAATACACCAGCGCAACGTACTTCATGCGCAGTCTCCTTCAGTGGCCATGGGGCAGTTGTCTGACGCAACGTTTACCATCCAGTGAATGCCGAAGCGATCGGTTGCCATGCCGAACCCTGGTGACCAGAAGGTAGCCTCAAACGGCATGGTGATCTTTCCACCCTCCGCTAGCTGGGCAAAGGTTCGTGCGGCCTGTTCGATATCCTGGTACTCCAACTGAACTTCTACACCTTGCGGCGGTGTATAGGTGTCAGCCGCCATATCGGCACCCATTAAGCGGCGGCCCCGTAGGTTCAGCGAGGCATGGATGATGCGGTCATGGAGTTCCGATGGTGAGTGTTCAGCAGCTGGCGTTTCAGCATAGGTCAACAGGCACTCCAACTGGCCGCCGGTAACGTCGGCATAGAACTGCATGGCTTCCCGACAGGTGCCTGGAAAAGCGACATGCACATTCATGGCATCCGGTATGCGGGTATCTTCTTGGGGGCTAGTCATTGAGAGACTCCTGGGTGGTCAGGGGAGTTACTCTCTTTAGTCGTTTGTCATCGTCTTGAATCGACACAGCCTTACATTTTTTTATGAAGAGTGTTCTAGCTCAGCCAGCCGCCTGTGCAAAAAGCGTTTTTCCGGATCCAGGGTGGCCAATTGCAGCGCCTGTTGATAGGCACTGCGCGCAGCCTCATGCTGGCCTTGGCGACGCAGTAAATCCGCTTTAGCGGCATGAAATAGATGATAGCGACTGATTTGCGGGTGATGAGCGATGTCGTCGAGTAACTTCAAACCGGTATCGGGAGCACCATTCATGGCGATGGCGACCGCACGATTCAGTGCCAGGATTGGCGATGGAAAGCGTCGACACAGGGCATCGTAGAGCCTAACGATACGCCCCCAGTCGGTTTGCTCTGCGCGGCTAGCCTGGGCGTGTACTGCGGCAATCGAAGCTTGAAGGGTGTAGTATCCGGTGGGGGTGAGCGCCAGCGCCTGTTCCAGCCACGCTATGCCGACCTGGATATCCTCTTGGCGCCATAGGCGCCTGTCCTGAGCATCCAGGGTCACCAGTTCCCCGTCGCTATCCTGGCGTGCTTCCCGGCGGGCATCATTTAGCAACATCAACGCCATCAGCCCAAACACTTCACCCTGGGGCAGTAGCCTTGCCAGCTCCTTGCCAAGTCGCATGGCTTCTTGGGTTAGGCTGATATCGACCACGCTGGCTCCCGTGCTGCGTGAGTAGCCTTCATTGAAAACCAGGTAGATCACCTTGAGCACATCGGGGAGGCGCTCGGGTAGTTCTGCCTGGGTAGGGACAACATAAGGGATATGTGCATCGCGAATCTTGCGTTTGGCTCGCACGATACGCTGTGCCAACGTCGTAGGCTTCATCAGTAGCGCGCTGGCTACCTGTTCGGTGGTCAAACCGCACATCTCGCGAAGGGTAAGGGCGATCCGTGCTTCCATGCTCAAACTTGGGTGGCAGCAGGTGAACAGTAGCCGCAAGGCGTCGTCTTCGATGGTGGTGGGCTCAAGATCCAGCGCCTCTTCTGTAGGTAACAGCTCTGTAGGTAATAGCAAGTGAGCCCGACGGCGAGCAGTACTGCGTCGGCGGATTTGGTCTATTCCGCAGTGGTAGCCGGTGCGAATTAGCCATGCCGTGGGGTTGTCAGGTTTGCCGTTAACCGGCCACTGTTGAACAGCTGCCACAAAGGCATCCTGCATGGCTTCTTCGGCTAGTTCAAAATCTCCCAGCAGGCGTATCAGCGTCGCCTGCACGCGCCGGGAGTGCTCACGATACAGATCATCGACGTATGAAGGTTGAGTACTCATCAAGGGAAGTCCGTAAGCTTTATCTCAAACGTAGTGCATGGCTTCTCCGTTGACTTGTTTTTTTATTGTCTTGTTTTAGGGAGGTAAGCATTCAATCCCCTGTGCGTTTTCCCGTGGCGCTATTAAAAGGATGCAAAGCGTCCCGGGTCACAAAAAACCGCAGGGTTTCGCCTTCGGCGACCGGCGGCTGGCCCGATACGCGGATCACCGTGGGCTGGTCGCTATCGGCGAGGGTCACATACAGGTGGCTTTCGGCTCCCGC is part of the Halomonas alkaliantarctica genome and harbors:
- the glnA gene encoding glutamate--ammonia ligase, with translation MSAKTLALIEEHDVKWVDLRFTDTRGKEQHVTVPARDVNEEFFENGQMFDGSSIEGWKGINESDMILSPEDGTGYLDPFTEDATLVLRCDIIEPATMQGYDRDPRSIAKRAEAYLESTGLGDTAFFGPEPEFFIFDEVHWKSDIQGSMYKITSDEGAWATNNQVEGGNLGHRPRVKGGYFPVPPVDSFHDIRGAMCNTLEAIGQTVEVHHHEVANAGQNEIGVKFNTLVKKADEVQEMKYVIHNVAHAYGKTATFMPKPLVGDNGSGMHVHQSFWKDGQNQFAGDEYAGLSEMALFYIGGIIKHARALNAFTNASTNSYKRLVPGFEAPVMLAYSARNRSASIRIPYTASPKGKRVETRFPDPTANPYLAFSAMLMAGIDGIKNKIHPGDAMDKNLYDLPPEEGKSVPTVAHSLDQALEALDADRAFLTEGGVFTDEMIDAYIELKMEEVERIRMTTHPIEFDMYYSC
- a CDS encoding entericidin A/B family lipoprotein translates to MKRIIALSTVMLVTLLLVSGCNTVRGAGEDLKQGGEAIQRAAS
- the glnL gene encoding nitrogen regulation protein NR(II) — encoded protein: MHQRLLEHLTTAVLLLDGELRVRWMNPAAEALLAVSLSRVQGISLDTLLGGDQSIDDVLAKARDAFHPFTQREARITPLNSESLTVDYTVTPLSEDELLLEVEPRDRLMQISREEALTTRQETIKVLARGLAHEVKNPLGGIRGAAQLLERDLDDPALREYTHIIVEEVDRLRDLVDSMLGPNRILKHEPVNIHKVLERVRALMIAEHPCVSISRDYDPSLPDLSGDESQMIQAVLNVARNAVQAMSDAQTPEPCLILRTRARRQFTLGAERHRLVSEVAVIDNGPGIPVALQETLFYPMVSGRAEGSGLGLSIAQSILHQHQGLIECDSRPGHTEFRLLIPMVVNFTGEAS
- a CDS encoding YciI family protein; translated protein: MKYVALVYYQEQIINAMSEQAWQDLNQECIAGVERLSASGHYLAGQPLQPTETATTVRVRDGETLISDGPFAETKEQLAGFYLLEAHDLNEALQLASRIPPARLGSIEVRPVRELPPKTE
- a CDS encoding VOC family protein, which encodes MTSPQEDTRIPDAMNVHVAFPGTCREAMQFYADVTGGQLECLLTYAETPAAEHSPSELHDRIIHASLNLRGRRLMGADMAADTYTPPQGVEVQLEYQDIEQAARTFAQLAEGGKITMPFEATFWSPGFGMATDRFGIHWMVNVASDNCPMATEGDCA
- a CDS encoding DUF4124 domain-containing protein, whose protein sequence is MSKINILAVSGLLAAVLGVALAGSAATAFGQAVYRVTDKHGNVTFTDNPGRGGKALELAPLPSLPPALSAALANPNVTTPADVRPRGKPGQPFMPYDHFSIALPQQGAQVPEGMTAVEVAIAPPLRDDHQVRLLVDGDISQTALHSDVFWLTGLPAGRHEIQAELLDSSQRLQHRTAAVTITVP
- a CDS encoding YqiA/YcfP family alpha/beta fold hydrolase, with the translated sequence MMTVYLSHGLESGPGALKTQALKGVAEKLDDCEPVVMDYRGMAEPQQRLQHLLGVLAERGDDPAQCVLAGSSLGGWLSAAVSAQQPVLGCFLLAPALGLADYPQTSLTIQAQHTHIIHGWRDDVVAPEPVIERARLQRLSLRMVDDDHRLHASLETILCDFERFLRQCAAPTHYD
- the ntrC gene encoding nitrogen regulation protein NR(I), whose amino-acid sequence is MTEAARNDVARVVIVDDDRAIRWVLERALAQPDLDVECIERADVALTRLLENPPDVLVTDIRMPGIDGLDLMARVREAHPDLPVIVMTAHSDLDSAVASYQGGAFEYLPKPFDVDEALALVRRAVAHARERQRPVTVPEGLNAEIIGEAPAMQEVFRAIGRLSHSHITVLINGESGTGKERVAQALHQHSPRAGKPFIALNMAAIPRDLIESELFGHEKGAFTGAAQQRQGRFEQANGGTLFLDEIGDMPSETQTRLLRVLADGEFYRVGGHTPVKVDVRIIAATHQNLEVLVDDGRFREDLFHRLNVIRIHLPKLAERREDIPRLTRHFLAEAAKELTTDIKVLTSEAEAHLTRLPWPGNVRQLENICRWLTVMASGREILVEDLPPELRSPSASESSAHGDWRTAFRDWADHALAEGHTHLLEEAVPDFERILIETALKHTGGRKGEAAELLGWGRNTLTRKLKTLLPALADE
- a CDS encoding glycosyltransferase family 4 protein, with amino-acid sequence MRLCIVSETWSPDINGVAHTLSRLSYELNRQGVPVDVIRPRPRVSGNATGINRELQVQRLALPGYSDVQVGLVRPATLRRFWRQHRPDVIYLATQGPLGWAARQAARQLNIPLVAGWHTNFDHYCEDYGVNWLSSTTRRYLRYFHNGCDLTLVPTHQQAKALHRQGIRGVHVLSRGLDGERFSPNHRDAQLRQRWGVSEHQPVALYVGRLAAEKNLTLLHESFQAMREVRPDIAQVIVGDGPARAQLEKALPDAHFTGFVGQDSLARHYASADLFIFPSLSETWGNVVAEAMASGLAVVAYDHAASAELINSGHNGVTVPAGNSDAFQQAAVALCQHAADYARLGRVARLRALEQSWTGIAEQFLRYLHQAQEAHHAPASACRI
- a CDS encoding DUF1428 domain-containing protein, with the protein product MSKLTHPYVDGFVAAVPSANKDAFIEHARAAAVVFKEHGALRVVECWGDDVPEGEVTSFPMAVKRKDDESVIFSWIEWPSRAVRDEAMPKVMQDPRLQMDVNPMPFDGKRLIFGGFKSIIDE
- a CDS encoding ChaN family lipoprotein: MKRHNNCHRHRYGLLAVLALVNLLPSVALAACPSPGQWWQEEQPLASSDLLPTVAQQQVVLLGEQHDEIAHHRWQLHTLAGLHALRDDLVIGLEMLPRSAQPTLDAWLAGELDTDAMLEQTQWDEAWGFDSALYMPILEFARMANIPLVALNIAPDLRQRLVNDGWEHVPADERHAMQPPQPASVSYRSRLTEVFNQHAMGDDPEALERFIQAQLTWDTAMAQRLAEATQGGALAVGLIGLGHVTYNEGIAYQLKAFGVNDTVSLLPWEMSDCTLPDPTLADVIYILADE
- a CDS encoding phosphatase PAP2 family protein, with the protein product MRPRPLVVFDRLDLLEWQLCQRVSRLSIYRPWRITLQAASRLGDWPVWVLLILAQPWLQPNGVWRVFQYSVIALFAVAVYRLVKTRLCRERPFITYGGGIECCEPARDRYSFPSGHTMHAVMFSVLVAAHTPWLLPVVLPLTLLIAISRVGLGLHYVSDVLAGAAMGYAFALTSLYWMG
- a CDS encoding DUF6435 family protein translates to MLGMFKRDPKKKLQQEYERKLQAAMEASRNGDMRANATLTEEAEALLAEIRRIEATQ